One genomic segment of Pongo abelii isolate AG06213 chromosome 13, NHGRI_mPonAbe1-v2.0_pri, whole genome shotgun sequence includes these proteins:
- the LOC100454087 gene encoding 14-3-3 protein zeta/delta-like codes for MNDHPPPPPTPDTEHPVMDKNELVQKAKLAEQAERYDDMAACMKSVTEQGAELSNEERNLLSVAYKNVVGAHRSSWRVVSSIEQKTEGAEKKQQMAREYREKIEMELRDICNDVLSLLEKFLIPNASQAESKVFYLKMKGDYYRYFPEVAAGDYKKGIVDQSQQAYQEAFEISKKEMQPTHPIRLGLALNFSVFYYEILNSPEKACSLAKTASDEAIAELDTLSEESYKDSTLIMQLLRDNLTLWTSDTQGDEAEAGEGGEN; via the coding sequence ATGAATGACCATCCGCCACCACCACCCACTCCGGACACAGAACATCCAGTCATGGATAAAAATGAGCTGGTTCAGAAGGCCAAACTGGCCGAGCAGGCTGAGCGATATGATGACATGGCAGCCTGCATGAAGTCTGTAACTGAGCAAGGAGCTGAATTATCCAATGAGGAGAGGAATCTTCTCTCAGTTGCTTATAAAAATGTTGTAGGAGCCCATAGGTCATCTTGGAGGGTCGTCTCAAGTATTGAACAAAAGACGGAAGGTGCTGAGAAAAAACAGCAGATGGCTCGAGAATACAGAGAGAAAATTGAGATGGAGCTAAGAGATATCTGCAATGATGTACTGTCTCTTTTGGAAAAGTTCTTGATCCCCAATGCTTCACAAGCAGAGAGCAAAGTCttctatttgaaaatgaaaggagATTACTACCGTTACTTTCCTGAGGTTGCCGCTGGTGATTACAAGAAAGGGATTGTGGATCAGTCACAACAAGCATACCAAGAAGCTTTTGAAATCAGCAAAAAGGAAATGCAACCAACACATCCTATCAGACTGGGTCTGGcccttaacttctctgtgttctATTATGAGATCCTGAACTCCCCAGAGAAAGCCTGCTCTCTTGCAAAGACAGCTTCTGATGAAGCCATTGCTGAACTTGATACATTAAGTGAAGAGTCATACAAAGACAGCACGCTAATAATGCAATTACTGAGAGACAACTTGACATTGTGGACATCGGATACCCAAGGAGacgaagctgaagcaggagaaggaggGGAAAATTAA